In Aythya fuligula isolate bAytFul2 chromosome 25, bAytFul2.pri, whole genome shotgun sequence, a single genomic region encodes these proteins:
- the LRIF1 gene encoding LOW QUALITY PROTEIN: ligand-dependent nuclear receptor-interacting factor 1 (The sequence of the model RefSeq protein was modified relative to this genomic sequence to represent the inferred CDS: inserted 1 base in 1 codon) yields MSRRPLGAPRSREERPGSAAQFIAGCMYRVVQTTGPDGKNLLKLLPISKSSGNFVPIVQSSAMSNNPKGNISSPVHLTFKTQLANTTAPSSVKIPVFQSPNPGKIILTRTLDKQESVRAGSETESLTAKSAANIQSSCVSVDRLSLQNIAVTSSSNQSNSAYMLVNTKNLPATMKSPVLPSDHHLQIPADAEVKSVPASFLPPAIQQKILAAAATNVSGGADSTKMPTVIYVSPVNAVKTVLPKRLQTICPKATTDVSKTLIMTATQMANCSSPETVTSDDQKCQQTPMKWIVQESPQLSSPCLIPVKSSNNVASKILKTLSDMKNVEVNSANILPLCSSGPGGSQTKITPFKDNALVMYSGKVYLLTKRGSDVLSAHVDKQASSSSDASHKKETSKLIASTEVTKITNKVVNLVLSKSKGMVLSQKDPKMCANAKVSPSAGLRSDLKSAPAALVTPSVKEHSSAVIQGKSLPLTMSISSGATPITAVGTQENICQGGKEMIHSPRAASAVLPQSKQECAFSEDWQKVQHEKMDSQGKVNQIKHQEKPHWKQYLELRRKFGLTKEERVYLKRIPLITSSEKPDERVCSSNNLKTRNDSCVSSSLDVTITNQHQECVTEEKIIVDLEDSSKKRKIKSSSVSDSGKRRKTSVKSTTSSNSEDTGPSSILLNRSASPPPVLLQQSISTDVVTSSVGRDSEQETCSQNSDVIDSHIPVLVSCEDHTSVFEGSFRDDAFPLTPPDLDETIRDEKIKRLKQLLREREAALEEMRXKNAANLKYCRW; encoded by the exons atgtcCCGCCGCCCGCTGGGGGCCCCGCGGAGCCGAGAGGAgcggccgggcagcgccgcgcAGTT cATTGCAGGCTGTATGTACCGAGTAGTTCAGACGACGGGACCAGATGGAAAAAACCTTCTGAAATTACTTCCAATTTCTAAATCTTCTGGAAACTTTGTGCCAATAGTTCAGTCTTCAGCCATGTCAAATAATCCTAAAGGGAATATTTCTAGTCCGGTTCATCTTACTTTTAAGACACAGCTTGCCAATACTACTGCACCTTCATCTGTTAAGATACCTGTTTTTCAGTCTCCTAATCCTGGAAAGATAATTCTTACAAGGACATTAGACAAACAGGAAAGCGTTAGAGCAGGTTCTGAAACAGAAAGCTTAACTGCAAAATCAGCTGCTAACATCCAGAGCAGTTGTGTTTCAGTTGATAGACTGTCTTTGCAGAACATTGCTGTAACAAGTTCATCTAACCAGAGTAACTCTGCGTACATGTTGGTAAACACAAAGAATCTTCCCGCTACTATGAAGTCTCCAGTACTACCCTCTGACCACCACCTCCAGATACCAGCTGATGCAGAAGTGAAATCTGTCCCAGCTTCTTTTTTACCACCTGCAATACAGCAAAAAATACTTGCAGCTGCAGCAACAAATGTGTCTGGAGGAGCTGACAGTACAAAAATGCCAACTGTTATTTACGTGTCACCTGTGAACGCGGTGAAAACAGTACTTCCCAAGCGGTTGCAAACCATTTGCCCCAAAGCCACCACAGACgtttcaaaaacattaataatgACAGCTACACAAATGGCAAACTGTTCTTCTCCTGAGACAGTAACATCTGATGATCAGAAGTGCCAGCAAACACCAATGAAATGGATTGTGCAAGAAAGTCCGCAGTTATCATCGCCTTGCCTTATTCCCGTGAAGTCATCAAATAACGTGGCTTCTAAGATCTTGAAAACTTTGTCAGATATGAAGAATGTCGAAGTTAACTCTGCGAATATTTTACCGCTCTGTTCTAGTGGTCCCGGTGGaagccaaacaaaaatcacaccTTTTAAAGATAATGCTCTGGTCATGTACAGTGGGAAAGTCTATTTGTTGACCAAAAGAGGTTCTGATGTTCTGTCAGCCCACGTTGACAAACAAGCATCTTCCTCTTCTGATGCTTCACATAAAAAGGAGACATCCAAGCTAATTGCTTCTACTGAAGTCACTAAAATAACCAATAAAGTGGTGAATCTGGTATTGTCAAAGAGCAAAGGAATGGTGCTGTCTCAGAAAGATCCAAAAATGTGTGCAAACGCAAAAGTTTCTCCATCAGCTGGTTTAAGAAGTGACTTAAAATCCGCACCTGCAGCTCTGGTGACACCAAGTGTTAAGGAGCACAGTTCTGCTGTAATCCAGGGGAAGAGTTTGCCCCTGACCATGAGCATTTCAAGTGGAGCGACCCCTATTACAGCAGTAGGGACACAGGAAAATATATGCCAAGGTGGCAAAGAAATGATTCATTCCCCCAGAGCAGCAAGTGCTGTTTTACCTCAGTCTAAACAAGAGTGTGCTTTCAGTGAAGACTGGCAAAAG gtCCAGCATGAAAAGATGGATTCACAGGGAAAAGTTAATCAAATCAAACACCAAGAGAAGCCACATTGGAAACAATACTTGGAATTAAGGAGAAAATTTGGTCTCACCAAGGAGGAGAGAGTCTACCTTAAGAGAATACCATTGATAACCTCCAGTGAGAAACCAGATGAAAGGGTGTGTTCCAGTAACAACTTGAAAACGAGAAATGACTCTTGCGTTTCATCATCATTAGATGTGACAATAACAAATCAACATCAGGAATGTGTTACAGAGGAAAAG ATAATTGTGGATCTGGAAGATTcatctaagaaaagaaaaataaaatcctcatcGGTGTCAGACagtggaaagagaaggaaaacatcagTCAAATCAACCACAAGTTCAAATTCAGAAGATACTGGCCCAAGTTCCATCCTGCTTAACAGAAGTGCTTCCCCTCCACCAGTCTTACTGCAGCAAAGTATTTCCACAGACGTTGTTACATCCTCTGTTGGGAGGGACTCCGAGCAAGAGACGTGCTCTCAAAATAGTGATGTTATAGACTCACATATTCCAGTTTTAGTGTCCTGTGAAGATCATACTTCAGTTTTCGAAGGTTCTTTCAGAGATGATGCTTTCCCTTTGACTCCGCCAGACTTGGATGAAACAATCCGGGATGAAAAGATAAAACGACTTAAACAGCTCTTAAGAGAACGAGAAGCGGCACTTGAAGAGATGC AGAAAAATGCAGCAAACCTGAAATACTGTAGGTGGTGA